The following proteins are co-located in the Microplitis demolitor isolate Queensland-Clemson2020A chromosome 3, iyMicDemo2.1a, whole genome shotgun sequence genome:
- the LOC103577758 gene encoding uncharacterized protein LOC103577758: protein MEFYNPYRKDGHIFRILSGPGYYDQPEGKDPVGKLWGINKYAIASALFFGTTDAIMLTQAKNIAETANILGYYFVPFVGLASAFAGVTYIATDLRGKDDKWNYAAGVVACMPVLWAWKQTTSFTLWGTALLMFAALAKKDSKQTDWKFFNWHDHYEYGNYKYDFSIVKSEWPRRPY from the exons ATGGAGTTCt ataatcCATACCGGAAGGATGGACATATTTTTCGTATCCTATCCGGGCCGGGATATTACGACCAACCAGAAGGAAAAGATCCTGTGGGAAAACTCTGGGGTATCAATAAATATGCGATCGCCTCGGCACTATTTTTTGGAACTACAGATGCTATTATGTTGACTCAAGCTAAAAATATTGCGGAAACAGCAAATATTCTTGGATACTATTTCGTTCCCTTCGTGGGATTAGCATCAGCATTCGCAGGTGTGACTTACATAGCAACAGATCTGAGAGGAAAAGATGACAAGTGGAATTACGCTGCTGGTG TGGTAGCCTGTATGCCAGTCCTTTGGGCTTGGAAGCAGACGACGTCATTCACTCTCTGGGGAACAGCATTGCTGATGTTCGCAGCTCTAGCTAAAAAAGATTCGAAACAAACTGATTGGAAATTCTTCAATTGGCATGATCACTACGAGTACGGAAATTACAAATACGATTTTTCAATAGTTAAATCTGAGTGGCCAAGAAGaccttattaa
- the LOC103577756 gene encoding complement component 1 Q subcomponent-binding protein, mitochondrial, which translates to MSGLVRNSLCAFGFKNLLKSTSASRIITSQISRSLWHMSNTINNNLNNLTNAPIVKQHQYKQFKCINGHNYQCRCSQHTKAEKELIEFLAEEIVAEKKAQKSKTIPTEVDGFAVSLDGSNVTLVKNIQNEKITIAFNVNHTVDAEGDGEIDPNDDKPEFGEMKSKPNFTIDITRGKQTLGLTCSFNNEHGASGADDSYNDCFGIDEISLYEGEHNDKIYAVAGEVIDGYLYDLLMNYLEEKGISNEFAEKLIELSTNYEHSAYISLLEGLSKFTTGK; encoded by the coding sequence atgAGTGGACTAGTAAGAAATTCATTGTGTGCatttggatttaaaaatttattaaaatcaacttCGGCAAGTAGAATAATAACCTCACAAATTTCCCGCTCGCTTTGGCACATGTCCaacacaataaataataatttaaataatttaacaaacgCGCCAATTGTTAAACAACATCAGTACAAacaatttaaatgtataaatggTCACAATTACCAGTGTCGTTGTTCTCAGCACACAAAAGCCGAGAAAGAATTGATCGAGTTTCTCGCTGAGGAGATtgttgctgaaaaaaaagcaCAAAAGTCAAAAACTATTCCAACAGAAGTCGACGGGTTCGCAGTATCATTAGACGGATCAAATGTCACGCTGGTTAAAAACATacagaatgaaaaaataacaattgcaTTTAATGTCAATCACACTGTCGACGCCGAGGGTGACGGTGAAATCGACCCGAATGACGACAAACCAGAGTTCGGAGAAATGAAGAGCAAGCCCAATTTCACGATTGATATCACCCGGGGAAAGCAGACTTTGGGACTGACATGTTCATTCAACAACGAGCATGGTGCCTCTGGAGCTGATGACAGCTACAATGACTGCTTTGGAATCGATGAAATTTCTCTGTACGAAGGAGAGCACAATGACAAAATCTACGCTGTCGCTGGAGAAGTCATTGatggatatctctatgatttgttgaTGAACTACTTGGAGGAGAAGGGCATTTCCAATGAGTTTGCTGAAAAACTCATTGAACTGAGCACCAACTATGAGCACAGCGCTTACATTAGTTTATTAGAAGGTCTTTCTAAGTTTActactggaaaataa
- the LOC103577762 gene encoding farnesyl pyrophosphate synthase, with translation MSLVINRATSKLLQKSFCKNLIDTVTKKNDFITNHLKLNLSNQLVRVPLCRMIHSMAQKDWTSSKDESREMMALWPDIVRDLTEAGRHLDIPDATKWMAKVLQYNVPGGKKNRGLALVYAYRMLAPHDQLTDDNIRLARTLGWCTELLQAFLLVEDDVMDRSTIRRGQPCWYLNNNIGLAAINDGILLEQTVYQLLRTHFKNKKCYLDLMETFHDTTMKTVMGQTLDMLSTQFGNRPNFNLFTMNRYNAIVKYKTAYYSFVMPITLAMHFAGVEDPEMYRQAKTILLEMGHFFQVQDDYLDCYGDPRITGKQGLDIKEGKCTWLAVVALQRMTPSQRKIFEECYGYDDEEKVGQIRQLYDDLGLSTTYAIYEEESYNLMNTHIQQISRGLPHDLFFKILSKIYRRDA, from the exons atgtcACTGGTAATAAATAGAGCGACGTCAAAATTATTACAGAaaagtttttgtaaaaatttaattgatacagtaactaaaaaaaatgattttattactaatcACTTAAAATTGAATCTGTCAAATCAACTTGTCAG AGTACCACTATGTCGCATGATCCACAGTATGGCGCAAAAAGACTGGACTTCTAGTAAAGATGAAAGTAGAGAAATGATGGCTCTCTGGCCCGATATCGTACGAGATCTTACTGAAGCTGGTCGTCATCTTGACATTCCTGATGCTACCAAATGGATGGCTAAA gtGTTGCAATACAACGTACCCggtggtaaaaaaaatcgtgGATTAGCTCTTGTTTACGCTTACAGAATGCTAGCACCACATGACCAATTGACAGATGACAATATAAGATTAGCTAGGACTTTAGGATGGTGTACagaatta CTCCAAGCATTTTTATTAGTCGAAGATGATGTAATGGATCGTTCAACTATACGTCGAGGTCAGCCATGctggtatttaaataataatattggtCTTGCGGCAATTAATGATGGTATACTTTTGGAGCAAACAGTATATCAATTGTTACGCacgcattttaaaaataaaaaatgttacttAGATCTTATGGAAACATTTCACGat ACAACAATGAAGACTGTGATGGGACAAACATTGGATATGTTGTCAACACAATTTGGTAACAGAccaaactttaatttatttacaatgaaTCGTTACAATGCTATTGTCAAATATAAGACGGCTTATTATTCATTTGTAATGCCGATAACACTGGCAATGCATttt gcTGGAGTAGAAGATCCCGAAATGTACAGACAGGCTAAGACTATTTTGTTGGAGATGGGACACTTTTTCCAAGTGCAAGACGACTATCTCGATTGTTATGGTGATCCGAGGATAACTGGAAAACAGGGACTTGACATTAAAGAAGGAAAGTGTACGTGGCTAGCAGTTGTGGCTCTTCAACGCATGACTCCTTCTCAGCgtaaaatatttgaa GAATGCTACGGGTACGATGATGAGGAGAAAGTGGGACAAATAAGACAGTTGTATGACGATTTGGGGCTATCAACAACTTACGCTATTTATGAAGAAGAAAGTTACAACCTCATGAATACTCATATACAACAAATATCCCGTGGTCTACCccatgatttattttttaaaatattgtcaaAGATTTACCGCAGGGACGCCTAA
- the LOC103577759 gene encoding probable protein BRICK1-B, producing the protein MATVHREAFQKQIQQDWANREYIEVITGSIKKITDFLNSFDMSCRSRLAVLNEKLSTLERRIEYLEACVTKGETLT; encoded by the exons atggCGACTGTACACCGCGAAgcttttcaaaaacaaattcaaCAAGACTGGGCCAATCGTGAATACATTGAAGTCATTACTGgaagtatcaaaaaaataacagattttttaaattcatttg atatGTCTTGTAGGTCAAGACTCGCAGTTTTGAATGAAAAACTATCGACACTAGAACGCAGAATTGAATACCTCGAAGCTTgt GTAACGAAAGGAGAAACTTtgacgtaa
- the LOC103577760 gene encoding spermatogenesis-associated protein 20: MSFGRCYIFHSIRCLSEITKIHHNNNNNNNYRRFLHAQLSVNDFQLPRSRYNKFIVRMASTSHGDTKVKKNKLAFEKSPYLLQHAGNPVNWYPWNDEALEKAKREDKLIFLSVGYSTCHWCHVMEKESFENDEIAQVMNRYFVNIKVDREERPDIDKIYMTFVQSISGHGGWPMSVFLTPTLVPIMGGTYFPPVDKFGQPGFKKILLSIAHKWLESKSDLLKSGDKILELLKTSAENKHQSAVIGKNPPPKDCVKLCVQQLIRSYDREFGGFSDAPKFPQPVNLNLLFHMYASDPKNEINQECLSMCLHTLTKMANGGIHDHIGQGFARYSVDGKWHVPHFEKMLYDQAQLLRSYSNAYIVTKDKFFSDIVDDIVTYVTRDLRHKDGGYYSAEDADSLPSADATEKREGAFYVWTMEEIERHLDKKLPGRDTKLSEIFSYHFNVKNDGNVSMRQDLHGELTNQNVLIALGSIRDTADKFDCSVEDTEKYLSEAKQILFQVRSQRPRPHLDDKIITAWNGLMISGLACAGVATKNKQYIQYAEDNANFIERYLYDGNKKILLRSCYCGDGDIIMQPQTPIHGFHADYAFVVQGLLDLYEASLNTHWLELAEELQDIQNTLFWDDKDGGYFNTTNTDKNIILRLKDDHDGAEPSSNSVACSNLLRLASCLNRTDYNSKVAELLCFFSETLMRMPIAVPELSCALLHYWDATTQIYIAGKRDAKDTEELLDIIRDRMIPAKLVILTDPEDTDSVLIRRNEVVKKMKMQNGRATAYVCRHRTCSLPVVESQQLAELIDENN; encoded by the exons ATGAGTTTTGGAAgatgttatatttttcattcaatacGCTGTTTATCAGAGATTACTAAGAttcatcataataataataataacaataattatcgGAGATTTTTACACGCGCAATTGTCCGTTAATGATTTTCAATTACCAAG gtcaaggtacaataaatttattgtaagaaTGGCATCAACATCTCACGGTGACAcgaaagtcaaaaaaaataaattggcgTTTGAAAAATCGCCCTATTTATTGCAACATGCTGGTAATCCAGTCAACTGGTACCCATGGAATGATGAAGCACTGGAGAAAGCTAAAAGAGAAGacaaattgatatttttgtcTGTTGGTTATTCGACTTGTCATTGGTGTCATGTTATGGAGAAGGAATCATTCGAAAACGATGAAATCGCTCAAGTTATGAACAGATATTTTGTGAATATCAAAGTGGATCGCGAAGAGCGACctgatattgataaaatatacatgACATTTGTCCAG TCGATTTCAGGACATGGAGGCTGGCCAATGAGTGTATTTTTAACACCAACTTTGGTTCCTATTATGGGTGGTACTTATTTTCCTCCGGTTGATAAATTTGGACAAcctggttttaaaaaaattttactcagcATCGCACACaag tgGCTGGAAAGTAAAAGCGATTTACTAAAGTCAGGAGATAAAAttcttgaattattaaaaacatcagctgaaaataaacatcaatCAGCTGTCAtt ggaAAAAATCCACCACCTAAAGATTGTGTTAAATTATGCGTCCAACAATTGATAAGATCTTACGATCGCGAGTTCGGTGGATTTTCAGATGCTCCGAAATTTCCTCAGCcggttaatttaaatttactgtttCATATGTACGCAAGTGACCCTAAAAATGAGATAAATCAAGAATGCTTGAGTATGTGCTTACATACTTTAACTAAAATGGCTAACGGCGGGATTCATGATCATATCGGTcag ggCTTTGCAAGATATTCGGTTGATGGTAAATGGCATGTGCcgcattttgaaaaaatgcttTATGATCAAGCGCAATTATTACGTTCGTACTCGAACGCTTATATTGTCactaaagataaatttttttctgatattgTTGATGATATTGTAACTTATGTAACCCGAGATCTACGACacaag GACGGAGGATATTATAGTGCTGAAGATGCTGATTCTCTACCATCTGCAGACGCAACTGAGAAGCGAGAAGGCGCTTTTTACGTCTGGACTATGGAAGAAATTGAAAGACACCTGGATAAAAAACTACCTGGTCGTGATACTAaattaagtgaaattttttcgtaccattttaatgtcaaaaatGATGGTAATGTTTCTATGAGAcaa gaTTTACACGGTGAACTGACGAACCAGAATGTTCTGATTGCTTTAGGAAGCATAAGAGATACTGCTGATAAATTTGACTGCAGTGTTGAAGATACAGAGAAGTATTTATCAGAAGCCAAGCAAATACTTTTCCAAGTCCGATCACAAAGACCCAGGCCACACTtggatgataaaataataacagcaTGGAATG gtctCATGATAAGTGGACTTGCGTGCGCTGGTGTTgcaactaaaaataaacagtACATACAATACGCTGAAGATAATGCTAATTTTATAGAACGTTATTTGTatgatggaaataaaaaaattttattacgaaGTTGTTATTGCGGTGATGGAGACATAATAATGCAACC acAAACTCCAATACATGGTTTCCATGCAGATTATGCGTTTGTAGTTCAAGGACTTCTGGATTTATACGAGGCCAGTTTAAATACACACTGGCTTGAGTTAGCTGAGGAATTGCAGGATATTCAGAATACATTATTTTGGGATGACAAAGATGGTGGTTACTTTAATACCACAAatacagataaaaatataatactgaGATTAAAAGAcg atcaTGATGGCGCTGAACCTTCAAGTAACTCAGTAGCATGTAGCAATTTATTGCGTTTAGCTTCATGTTTAAACCGCACGGATTACAACAGCAAAGTTGCTGAGCTGCTTTGTTTCTTCAGTGAAACACTAATGAGAATGCCTATTGCTGTTCCTGAGTTAAGCTGTGCTTTATTACATTACTGGGATGCTACGACTCAA atatATATTGCTGGTAAAAGAGATGCTAAAGATACTGAAGAGTTGCTTGACATCATAAGAGATCGTATGATACCTGcgaaattagttattttaacaGACCCAGAAGACACTGACTCGGTATTAATTCGTCGCAAtgaagttgtaaaaaaaatgaaaatgcaaAACGGCAGAGCTACTGCTTATGTTTGTAGACATCGTACTTGCTCTCTACCGGTAGTTGAATCTCAGCAGCTCGCAGAacttattgatgaaaataattaa
- the LOC103577761 gene encoding antichymotrypsin-2-like gives MTLINGTYHKHLLIGVFKLFVLIIFINIKMAQSVQEFHTFTSNLYKTTIEEYNDNVIFSPISIHVILSFISHGAKGKTAEEMINGLCIKDISKLNIDYKNIISILNSTDKAELHLANSLYLHNDIEVLDDFKTLGIDYYSLIVSKMNFSDNVQSAKQINNWVLEKTNNKITDIVSPDDITEETKMFLINAIYFKGPWKDPFDSQRTSHKIFYTANNVHVLTDMMIKKQHYVHGDLPNLNARFLEIPYSDDNLSMIIILPYEVEGLSYVEKNFNWNYIITAESSNGEIILHVPKFKIESTIDLQQILTNMGLKSMFEDTADLSGITNVPVKISKVMQKAFLEINEEGSEAAAATVVRIRLKRMAVQTEEFIVDRPFMVAIRHKLLDIPLFVGQVKVPDIITKSTNKDEL, from the exons atgacatTGATTAATGGTACTTATCATAAAC ATTTACTAATTGGAGTATTCAAACTATTTGtgctaattatatttataaacattaaaatgGCCCAATCTGTACAGGAATTTCATACATTcacttcaaatttatataaa acaacAATAGAagaatataatgataatgttattttttcaccGATAAGTATTCATgttattttgtcatttataTCTCATGGTGCAAAAGGAAAAACTGCTGAGGAAATGATCAACGGTCTTTGTATTAAAGacattagtaaattaaatattgattacaaaaatataatatcaatattaaat tcaACAGATAAAGCTGAGCTACATTTAGCAAATTCGCTTTATTTGCACAATGATATTGAGGTGCTAGATGATTTCAAAACACTGGGAATTGATTACTACAGTTTAATTGtgtcaaaaatgaatttttctgataacGTACAATCAGCTAAGCAGATAAACAATTGGGTTTTGGAGAAAACTAACAATAAAATCACAGACATTGTCTCACCTG ATGACATTACTGAGGAAactaaaatgtttttaataaatgctATTTATTTCAAAGGACCATGGAAAGATCCATTTGATAGCCAACGTActtcacataaaattttttatacagcaAATAACGTTCATGTATTAACAGATATGATGATCAAAAAACAACATTATGTTCATGGTGATCTGCCTAATTTGAATGCTAGATTTCTTGAAATTCCATACTCC GATGATAATTTaagtatgataattattttgccaTACGAAGTTGAAGGATTGtcatatgtagaaaaaaattttaattggaattaTATAATTACCGCAGAGTCTAGTAACGGCGAAATAATATTACATGTaccgaaatttaaaattgaatctaCAATAGATTTACAACAAATTCTTACAAAT atgGGTTTAAAATCAATGTTTGAAGACACTGCCGACTTGAGTGGCATTACAAATGTGCctgtaaaaataagtaaagttatGCAAAAGgcatttttagaaataaatgaaGAAGGTTCTGAAGCTGCTGCAGCAACAG ttGTGCGAATTCGATTAAAAAGAATGGCCGTCCAGACAGAAGAGTTTATAGTAGACCGGCCATTTATGGTCGCGATTCGCCACAAGCTTTTAGATATCCCATTATTTGTCGGCCAAGTAAAGGTCCCAGATATAATAACTAAAAGTACTAACAAAGATGagctataa
- the LOC103577757 gene encoding uncharacterized protein LOC103577757, with the protein MFSSIKALRFANRNLAARLFSQQPNQGHPSKPTEINVAGLSENCVAVPSQPVGAVGAAKNKEYKNPEYFCYHVDSFAEAEVELAKFRLPPPSNKRKFGQ; encoded by the exons atgtttTCTTCCATCAAAGCTCTTCGTTTCgcg aatagaAATTTAGCCGCCAGATTATTTTCTCAGCAACCTAATCAAGGTCACCCTAGCAAACCAACTGAAATAAATGTCGCTGGACTCAGTGAAAATTGTGTTGCTGTTCCATCACAAC CTGTCGGAGCCGTTGGTGCTGCAAAAAACAAAGAATACAAAAATCCTGAATATTTCTGTTATCATGTAGACAGTTTCGCTGAAGCGGAAGTGGAATTGGCTAAATTCCGACTTCCACCTCCATCAAATAAACGAAAATTTGGCCAGTAA
- the LOC103577765 gene encoding SET and MYND domain-containing protein 4: protein MDPAHKYWHEKSSALKIPGRTSQNYEQTIKLTMERLLECEEHYPMMKYQLKSKEKSCEKIKDGNKYYLTQSKMELALELFTQGIAYAPLSSKELAKGYANRSAVTCQTGHHQDSLKDIERALKIGYPDDLKAKLYARRAKNLLSLDPTMRPEVEEAISQARHWISAMNFASRKKIENMLQELVEIPSTRIEDLKLQKLVFSVPSTNTKILRASDAIAIKYNEQSGRHIVATRNIDVGETVLVHEPYATIITPQNLYRHCWHCYKLVMSGIPCHECVNVVYCDENCLAEAWKEHHHIECPIITSMLLNNMKTPEIMALRMLVKALNEVGSIDNLKDQVDKLNLVIDPINKLLTDGIFDDTKYASVFGLTSDTSFLWKSQSYTYHLKSIFILFYLAATTDNIFDGKITDFKDLADDEQALFIGGLLLKHFDIGLLNSCSAQIFGDEDEDKSLRGIMLLPLISLCNHSCFFNMCFHTSGESVAFNAIQTIKQGEQLTLNYGANFQLHATEDRTKFLKNRYNFLCNCVACFNNWGPDTEFPSLLELSVPKEIIRKIRMAMVEEIDNYLSILNFKSTKSLLDTSKTLESTLKLFKLYEEANIGFPCAEIIDYRSTLILLYFQGSY, encoded by the exons ATGGATCCAGCACATAAATATTGGCACGAAAAATCTTCAGCTTTAAAAATACCAGGTCGCACGAGTCAAAATTATGAACAAACCATTAAATTGACAATGGAACGTTTGCTAGAATGCGAAGAACACTATCCGATGATGAAGTATCAGTTGAAAAGTAAAGAAAAGTCTtgtgagaaaataaaagatggtaataaatattatttgaccCAAAGTAAAATGGAATTGGCACTCGAGTTATTCACTCAGGGAATAGCATATGCACCGTTGAGTTCAAAAGAACTGGCTAAAGGCTACGCAAATCGGTCAGCAGTCACATGCCAGACTGGACATCATCAAGATTCGCTTAAAGACATCGAACGGGCATTAAAAATTGGGTATCCAGACGATTTGAAAGCTAAGTTGTACGCACGTCGTGCTAAAAATTTACTGTCATTAGATCCAACGATGCGGCCTGAAGTTGAAGAAGCTATAAGTCAAGCTCGGCATTGGATATCAGCAATGAACTTTGCCAGtagaaagaaaattgaaaatatgttACAGGAGCTCGTGGAAATTCCTTCCACAAGAATTGAAGATCTAAAACTTCAGAAATTAGTTTTTTCAGTACCCAGTACTAATACGAAAATACTTCGAGCTTCGGATGCTATTGCTATAAAATACAATGAACAATCAGGACGTCATATTGTAGCTACCAGAAATATTGATGTGGGAGAGACTGTACTAGTTCATGAGCCATACGCGACAATAATTACTCCCCAGAATTTATACCGACACTGCTGGCACTGCTATAAGCTCGTTATGTCTGGAATCCCTTGTCACGAGTGTGTTAATGTTGTTTACTGCGATGAAAATTGTCTTGCTGAAGCATGGAAGGAACATCATCACATCGAATGTCCTATTATTACTTCAATGCTACTCAACAATATGAAAACTCCTGAAATTATGGCTCTAAGAATGCTTGTGAAAGCTTTGAACGAAGTGGGATCAATCGATAATTTGAAAGACcaagttgataaattaaatttagtcattg ATCCTATCAATAAACTTTTAACTGATGGAATTTTTGACGACACTAAATACGCCAGTGTTTTTGGATTAACATCAGATACTTCATTTCTTTGGAAATCACAAAGTTACACTTATcacttaaaaagtatttttattttattttatttagcagCGACAACTGACAATATATTTGATGGAAAAATAACTGACTTCAAAGATCTTGCTGATGATGAGCAAGCGTTATTTATTGGAggcttattattaaaacattttgatATCGGTTTATTGAACTCATGTTCG gCGCAGATATTTGGAGACGAGGATGAAGATAAATCATTACGAGGAATAATGCTTTTGCCTTTGATAAGTTTATGCAATCACAGTTGTTTTTTCAACATGTGTTTTCACACATCTGGCGAATCGGTTGCATTTAATGctattcaaacaataaaacaaGGAGAACAATTAACACTTAATTACGGTGCTAATTTTCAGCTTCATGCTACAGAAGACCGaacaaaatttcttaaaaatcgttacaattttttgtgtaattgTGTCGCTTGTTTCAATAACTGGGGCCCTGACACTGAATTCCCCTCATTATTG gaATTATCTGTACCCAAggaaataattagaaaaattcgaATGGCAATGGTTGAAGAgatagataattatttgtcaattttaaatttcaaatcgaccAAGTCACTGTTAGATACTTCAAAAACTCTTGAAAGTaccttgaaattatttaaattatatgaagAAGCAAATATTGGTTTCCCCTGTGCTGAAATCATCGATTACAGAAGTACTTTAATTCTGTTATACTTTCAGGGTtcttattaa